In Aegilops tauschii subsp. strangulata cultivar AL8/78 chromosome 3, Aet v6.0, whole genome shotgun sequence, one genomic interval encodes:
- the LOC109778355 gene encoding uncharacterized protein yields MEAQDDCGMWRQIPAFGDWNMWEEMPVTQYFEPAATFFFTAQAGEDDVDLFKVPHFAANPYTYKKCVVRVKKGEENEKQNANSGAGAVPGRRKKGGRKQQQQQQQGKKDQQQRRKKPKAKAAAAAAVDEDLYKISPNVICKVQKKKLLRNLLGGCLGLNCIA; encoded by the exons ATGGAG GCGCAAGATGACTGCGGAATGTGGCGCCAAATCCCGGCGTTCGGCGACTGGAACATGTGGGAGGAGATGCCCGTCACCCAGTACTTCGAGCCGGCGGCCACCTTCTTCTTCACGGCGCAGGCAGGGGAAGACGACGTCGACCTCTTCAAGGTGCCCCACTTCGCCGCCAACCCCTACACCTACAAGAAG TGCGTCGTCCGAGTGAAGAAGGGGGAGGAGAACGAGAAGCAGAACGCAAACTCCGGTGCCGGTGCTGTGcccgggaggaggaagaaggggggcaggaagcagcagcagcagcagcagcaagggaaGAAGGATcagcagcagaggaggaagaagcccaaggccaaggctgcggcggcggcggcggtggacgaGGACCTCTACAAGATCTCCCCCAACGTCATCTGCAAGGTGCAGAAG AAGAAGTTGCTGAGGAACCTGCTGGGAGGGTGCCTGGGCCTCAACTGCATCGCCTGA
- the LOC109778354 gene encoding uncharacterized protein has product MAGRKQATMASAAAVALLLAMAAVSGAGAAPGPLMMCNVDVYRMIGACRSYCARGSWEATPSGQCCAALRGANLRCVCQNKGLLASAGNIDARRAMQIPSKCGIGNVPSRC; this is encoded by the coding sequence ATGGCCGGGAGGAAGCAGGCGACGATGGCGAGCGCGGCGGCCGTGGCGCTGCTGCTGGCCATGGCGGCCGTGTCGGGCGCCGGCGCGGCGCCCGGCCCGCTGATGATGTGCAATGTGGACGTGTACCGCATGATCGGCGCGTGCAGGTCGTACTGCGCGAGAGGCAGCTGGGAGGCCACGCCGAGCGGCCAGTGCTGCGCCGCGCTCAGGGGAGCCAACCTCCGGTGCGTGTGCCAGAACAAGGGCCTGCTCGCGTCCGCGGGCAACATCGACGCCCGCCGCGCCATGCAGATCCCCTCCAAGTGCGGCATCGGCAACGTGCCCAGCCGGTGCTAG
- the LOC109778362 gene encoding proline--tRNA ligase, cytoplasmic, with protein MSTNKGGGGGKKKKEVKKETKLGMGYKKDDNFGEWYSEVVVNSEMIEYYDISGCYILRPWAMEIWELLKEFFDAEIKKLKLKPYYFPLFVTENVLQKEKDHIEGFAPEVAWVTKSGKSDLEAPIAIRPTSETVMYPYFSKWIRSHRDLPLKCNQWCNVVRWEFSNPTPFIRSREFLWQEGHTVFATKEEADEEVLQILELYRRIYEEFLAVPVSKGRKSEMEKFAGGLYTTSVEAFIPNTGRGIQGATSHCLGQNFAKMFDITFENEKGERSMVWQNSWAYTTRSIGVMIMTHGDDKGLVLPPKVAPIQVIVIPVPFKDADTTAIKGACESAVYTLNEAGIRADLDARENYSPGWKYSQWEMKGVPLRIEIGPKDLANKQVRIVRRDNGTKVDIPSTDLVEQVRVLLDGIQANLLETAKAKRDACIVSISTWDEFIAALNDKKLILAPWCDEEEVEKDVKARTKGELGAAKTLCTPFDQPDLPSGTVCFASGKPAQKWSFWGRSY; from the exons ATGTCGACCAACAAGGGCGGAGGTGGAG ggaagaagaagaaggaggtgAAGAAGGAGACGAAACTGGGGATGGGGTACAAGAAGGATGATAACTTCGGGGAGTGGTACTCTGAG GTTGTTGTTAACAGCGAAATGATTGAGTACTATGACATCTCTGGTTGTTATATCTTGAGGCCTTGGGCGATGGAAATATGGGAGTTGCTGAAA GAATTTTTTGATGCGGAAATAAAGAAGTTGAAGCTGAAACCATATTATTTCCCTTTGTTTGTTACGGAGAATGTTCTGCAGAAGGAGAAAGACCATATTGAGGGCTTTGCCCCTGAG GTAGCGTGGGTTACTAAATCAGGAAAATCTGATCTGGAAGCTCCTATTGCAATCCGTCCAACAAGTGAGACTGTCATGTATCCATACTTCTCTAAATGGATAAGAAGCCACCGGGACTTACCTTTGAAGTGTAACCAGTGGTGCAATGTTGTTAGATGGGAGTTTAGCAATCCAACTCCTTTCATAAG GAGCCGTGAATTTCTTTGGCAAGAAGGCCATACAGTTTTTGCAACTAAAGAGGAGGCAGATGAAGAG GTCCTCCAAATATTGGAACTCTACAGGAgaatatatgaagaatttttagcagttccAGTGTCCAAAGGGAGGAAAAGTGAGATGGAAAAGTTTGCTGGTGGACTTTATACAACCAGTGTAGAG GCCTTCATTCCAAATACTGGCCGTGGTATACAAGGTGCAACTTCACATTGTCTTGGTCAAAACTTTGCAAAGATGTTTGATATCACTTTTGAGAATGAAAAGGGTGAACGGTCCATGGTGTGGCAGAACTCTTGGGCATACACTACCCGCTCG ATTGGAGTCATGATAATGACACATGGTGATGACAAGGGCTTAGTGCTGCCACCAAAGGTGGCACCTATCCAGGTCATTGTTATTCCTGTGCCATTTAAAGATGCTGACACAACAGCTATTAAAGGGGCGTGTGAGTCGGCTGTTTACACCTTGAACGAAGCTGGGATTCGAGCAGATTTGGATGCTCGTGAAAACTACTCTCCTGGTTGGAAATATTCTCAATGGGAAATGAAAGGTGTTCCTTTGAGAATCGAGATAGGTCCAAAAGATCTGGCGAACAAGCAG GTGCGCATTGTCCGGCGAGACAATGGTACAAAGGTTGATATTCCTTCAACCGACTTGGTTGAGCAGGTTAGAGTGTTGCTGGATGGGATTCAAGCAAACTTGTTGGAAACAGCGAAAGCAAAGAGAGATGCCTGCATTGTAAGCATCAGCACTTGGGATGAATTCATAGCAGCTCTCAATGACAAAAAGTTGATCTTGGCTCCATGGTGTGATGAGGAG GAGGTGGAGAAGGACGTGAAAGCTCGGACCAAAGGTGAACTTGGAGCTGCGAAAACATTGTGTACTCCATTTGACCAGCCAGATCTCCCTTCTG GAACCGTGTGCTTTGCTTCCGGAAAGCCTGCTCAAAAGTGGTCATTCTGGGGTCGCAGCTATTGA